One Vigna unguiculata cultivar IT97K-499-35 chromosome 11, ASM411807v1, whole genome shotgun sequence DNA window includes the following coding sequences:
- the LOC114169449 gene encoding uncharacterized protein LOC114169449: MVSALDMELEQLDVKIAFLRGNLEEQIYMSQPDGFLEEFNNCVYSRKLSDGSSIYLLLYMDDMLIAAKSKIDIDALKAMLSSEFEMKDLGVSKKILGMEIWRDRNASLLCVSQKKYIENLLQSFQMENSKPDRLERTKRVTRRDTPSVYEVLVADINALESRIIKLNGNIASIKRKHNPDRKSLPKTSTLRCSKCEGYGHETHQCPNRDASPMTHEDLNNYISYLREEEVKTMQKLDVLKRRFGSCENVVNRFMGNLGKACWEVVKWIMRFLKDYDYGGDLVKRRSLTCYIFALYGCAISWKATLQLIIDLSSTEAEYMSLTEWVK; this comes from the exons ATGGTGAGTGCTTTGGATATGGAGTTAGAGCAACTTGATGTGAAAATTGCATTCTTACGTGGGAATTTAGAGGAGCAAATTTACATGTCACAACCAGATGGATTCCTTGAG GAATTTAATAATTGTGTTTATAGTAGGAAGTTGTCGGATGGTTCCTCTATATATTTGTTGCTATATATGGATGACATGTTAATTGCAGCTAAGAGCAAGATTGATATTGATGCTCTTAAAGCTATGTTGAGTAGTGAGTTTGAAATGAAGGATTTGGGTGTTTCCAAGAAGATTTTAGGGATGGAGATTTGGAGAGATAGGAATGCAAGTCTACTTTGTGTATCTCAGAAGAAatacattgaaaatttgttgcagTCTTTTCAAATGGAGAATTCTAAGCCTGATA GACTTGAACGTACCAAGAGAGTGACACGTAGAGATACACCTAGTGTTTATGAAGTCTTGGTAGCAGACATCAATGCCTTGGAATCCAGAATTATAAAGCTAAATGGAAATATTGCTAGTATTAAACGGAAGCACAATCCTGATAGAAAATCATTGCCAAAGACAAGTACACTAAGATGTTCCAAATGTGAAGGTTATGGGCATGAAACTCATCAATGTCCTAATAGGGATGCAAGTCCCATGACTCATGAAGATCTCAATAACTACATTTCATACTTGAGAGAGGAGGAAGTAAAGACAATGCAAAAATTAGATGTGTTGAAAAGAAG ATTTGGCTCATGTGAGAATGTGGTTAATAGATTTATGGGTAATCTTGGGAAGGCTTGCTGGGAGGTTGTGAAGTGGATTATGCGATTTTTGAAAG ATTATGACTATGGTGGAGATCTTGTGAAAAGAAGATCTTTGACATGTTATATCTTCGCTCTTTACGGTTGTGCTATTAGTTGGAAAGCAACACTTCAACTTATTATTGATTTGTCTAGCACTGAAGCGGAATACATGTCCTTGACAGAATGGGTCAAATAA
- the LOC114169998 gene encoding germin-like protein subfamily 3 member 4: MKLKSFANLFLMLFFVAFSNIKICLGDCDNLQDSCPAVPPNKQTIFINGLQCKNPVNVSAQDFRTTELSTAGSTDIFGASMKIVSAAEFGGLNTLGLSIGRTDLDGNGLVNFHYHPRATEMIFVTKGVLLAGFVDTKNQYFQKLIKVGDVFVFPKALFHFYLNTGFDEATILSVYNSQNPGFVSLSPTASDTTLESLDKIKRKLISLSASETHDVNSFISPQMESIYS; encoded by the coding sequence ATGAAGTTGAAATCCTTTGCTAACCTTTTCcttatgttgttttttgttGCCTTTTCCAACATCAAAATCTGCTTAGGAGACTGTGATAACCTACAGGATTCTTGTCCAGCAGTTCCACCCAACAAGCAGACCATATTCATCAATGGTCTACAGTGCAAAAACCCAGTTAATGTATCAGCTCAAGATTTCAGGACCACAGAACTGAGCACTGCTGGATCCACAGACATTTTTGGTGCGTCTATGAAAATTGTGAGTGCTGCTGAGTTTGGTGGTCTGAACACTCTTGGCCTCTCCATTGGAAGAACTGATCTTGATGGGAATGGCCTGGTGAACTTCCACTATCATCCTAGAGCTACTGAGATGATCTTTGTTACCAAAGGGGTGTTGTTGGCTGGATTTGTTGATACCAAAAACCAGTATTTCCAGAAGTTGATTAAAGTAGGTGATGTGTTTGTGTTCCCCAAGGCTTTGTTCCACTTCTATCTAAATACTGGTTTTGATGAAGCCACTATCTTGTCAGTGTACAACAGCCAAAATCCTGGCTTTGTATCCCTTAGTCCTACAGCTTCTGACACTACATTGGAATCACTAGACAAGATCAAGAGAAAACTCATCTCACTCTCTGCCTCTGAAACTCATGATGTAAACAGTTTCATCTCTCCACAAATGGAAAGCATTTACAGTTAG
- the LOC114168796 gene encoding chalcone synthase 17-like produces MVSVSEIRQAQRAEGPATILAIGTATPSNCIDQSTYPDYYFRITNSEHMTGLKEKFQRMCDKSMIKKRYMHLTEDILKENPNMCAYMAPSLDARQDIVVVEVPKLGKEAAVKAIKEWGQPKSKITHLIFCTTSGVDMPGADYQLTKLLGLRPSVKRYMMYQQGCFAGGTVLRLAKDLAENNKAARVLVVCSEITAVTFRGPSDTHLDSLVGQALFGDGAAAVIVGSDPIPQIEKPLFELVWTAQTIAPDSDGAIDGHLREVGLTFHLLKDVPGIVSKNIGKALSEAFNPLNISDYNSIFWIAHPGGPAILDQVEEKLGLKAEKMKATRDVLSEYGNMSSACVLFILDEMRRKSAKNGLKTTGEGLEWGVLFGFGPGLTIETVVLHSVAI; encoded by the exons ATGGTGAGTGTATCCGAGATCCGCCAGGCTCAACGGGCAGAAGGCCCAGCAACCATCCTTGCCATTGGAACTGCAACTCCATCAAACTGTATTGATCAAAGCACATATCCCGATTACTACTTCAGAATCACAAACAGTGAGCACATGACTGGGCTCAAAGAGAAATTCCAGCGCATGT GCGACAAGTCCATGATCAAGAAGAGATACATGCATCTCACCGAGGACATCTTGAAGGAGAATCCTAACATGTGTGCTTACATGGCACCTTCTTTGGATGCTAGGCAAGACATAGTGGTGGTAGAGGTGCCAAAGCTAGGGAAAGAAGCTGCAGTGAAGGCCATAAAAGAGTGGGGACAGCCAAAGTCAAAGATTACACACTTGATCTTTTGCACCACCAGTGGTGTCGACATGCCTGGTGCTGATTACCAACTCACCAAACTCTTGGGACTTCGTCCTTCTGTGAAGAGGTACATGATGTACCAACAAGGTTGTTTTGCAGGAGGCACGGTTCTTCGATTGGCCAAGGATTTGGCTGAGAACAACAAGGCTGCCCGTGTGCTTGTCGTGTGTTCTGAGATCACTGCAGTCACCTTCCGTGGCCCAAGTGACACCCACCTAGACAGTCTTGTGGGACAGGCATTGTTTGGAGATGGAGCAGCTGCGGTGATCGTTGGTTCTGACCCAATTCCACAAATTGAGAAGCCATTGTTTGAGCTGGTTTGGACTGCACAAACCATTGCTCCAGACAGTGACGGTGCCATTGATGGCCACCTTCGTGAAGTTGGACTCACGTTTCACCTCCTTAAGGATGTTCCTGGGATTGTCTCGAAGAACATTGGGAAGGCACTTTCTGAGGCTTTCAACCCATTGAACATCTCTGACTACAACTCCATCTTCTGGATTGCACACCCTGGTGGACCTGCAATTTTGGACCAAGTTGAGGAAAAGTTGGGTCTCAAAGCTGAAAAAATGAAGGCCACTAGAGATGTGCTTAGTGAGTATGGGAACATGTCAAGTGCATGTGTGCTTTTCATCTTGGATGAGATGAGGAGGAAATCAGCTAAAAATGGACTCAAAACCACAGGTGAAGGACTTGAATGGGGTGTCTTGTTTGGTTTTGGACCTGGACTTACTATTGAGACTGTTGTTCTCCATAGTGTCGCAATATAA
- the LOC114168795 gene encoding chalcone synthase 17-like encodes MVSVSEIRQAQRAEGPATILAIGTATPSNCIDQSTYPDYYFRITNSEHMTDLKEKFQRMCDKSMIKKRYMHLTEDILKENPNMCAYMAPSLDARQYIVVVEVPKLGKEAAVKAIKEWGQPKSKITHLIFCTTSGVDMPGADYQLTKLLGLRPSVKRYMMYQQGCFAGGTVLRLAKDLAENNKDARVLVVCSEITAVTFRGPSDTHLDSLVGQALFGDGAAAVIVGSDPIPQIEKPLFELVWTAQTIAPDSDGAIDGHLREVGLTFHLLKDVPGIVSKNIGKALSEAFNPLNISDYNSIFWIAHPGGPAILDQVEQKLGLKAEKMKATRDVLSDYGNMSSACVLFILDEMRRKSTENGLKTTGEGLEWGVLFGFGPGLTIETVVLHSVAI; translated from the exons ATGGTGAGTGTATCCGAGATCCGCCAGGCTCAACGGGCAGAAGGCCCAGCAACCATCCTTGCCATTGGAACTGCAACTCCATCAAACTGTATTGATCAAAGCACCTATCCCGATTACTACTTCAGAATCACAAATAGTGAACACATGACTGACCTCAAAGAGAAATTCCAGCGCATGT GCGACAAGTCCATGATCAAGAAGAGATACATGCATCTCACCGAGGACATCTTGAAGGAGAATCCTAACATGTGTGCTTACATGGCACCTTCTTTGGATGCTAGGCAATACATAGTGGTGGTAGAGGTGCCAAAGCTAGGGAAAGAGGCTGCAGTGAAGGCCATAAAGGAGTGGGGGCAGCCAAAGTCAAAGATTACACACTTGATCTTTTGTACCACAAGTGGCGTCGACATGCCTGGTGCTGATTATCAACTCACCAAACTCTTGGGACTTCGCCCTTCTGTGAAGAGGTACATGATGTACCAACAAGGTTGTTTTGCAGGAGGCACGGTTCTTCGATTGGCCAAGGATTTGGCTGAGAACAACAAGGATGCCCGTGTGCTTGTCGTGTGTTCTGAGATCACTGCAGTCACCTTCCGTGGCCCAAGTGACACCCACCTAGACAGTCTTGTGGGACAGGCATTGTTTGGAGATGGAGCAGCTGCGGTGATCGTTGGTTCTGACCCGATTCCACAAATTGAGAAGCCATTGTTTGAGCTGGTTTGGACTGCACAAACCATTGCTCCAGACAGTGACGGTGCCATTGATGGCCACCTTCGTGAAGTTGGACTCACGTTTCACCTCCTTAAGGATGTCCCTGGGATTGTCTCGAAGAACATTGGGAAGGCACTTTCTGAGGCCTTCAACCCATTGAACATCTCAGATTACAACTCCATCTTCTGGATTGCACACCCTGGTGGACCTGCAATTTTGGACCAAGTTGAGCAAAAGTTGGGTCTCAAAGCTGAAAAGATGAAGGCCACTAGAGATGTGCTTAGTGACTATGGGAACATGTCAAGTGCATGTGTGCTTTTCATCTTGGATGAGATGAGGAGGAAATCGACTGAAAATGGACTTAAAACCACTGGTGAAGGACTTGAGTGGGGTGTCTTATTTGGTTTTGGACCTGGACTTACTATTGAAACTGTTGTTCTCCACAGTGTCGCAATATAA